A window of the Paenibacillus woosongensis genome harbors these coding sequences:
- a CDS encoding DMT family transporter, whose amino-acid sequence MKAADGIGWLFLALAIALELSGTVSMKMSEGFTRLWPSVTMFASYGAAFTFLNYALRYMDMSIAYATWSGIGIVLITLAGVRLFGERLPLSSIMWMVIIVIGVIGLNMSSKAH is encoded by the coding sequence ATGAAGGCTGCGGATGGAATCGGCTGGTTATTTCTCGCCCTGGCCATCGCGCTTGAGCTGTCGGGTACGGTATCCATGAAAATGTCCGAGGGCTTCACGCGATTATGGCCCTCCGTAACGATGTTCGCGTCCTATGGTGCTGCTTTTACGTTCCTTAACTATGCCCTGCGTTATATGGACATGAGCATCGCTTATGCTACCTGGTCAGGTATCGGCATTGTCTTGATTACGCTGGCGGGCGTGCGGCTGTTCGGTGAACGGCTTCCCCTGTCCTCGATTATGTGGATGGTGATCATCGTCATTGGCGTAATTGGATTGAATATGAGCTCGAAAGCCCATTAA
- a CDS encoding carbohydrate ABC transporter permease, with translation MTETRISHIFTRHLPLALIALLMAFPFYWMVTSGLKTNDEIWQFPPTFWPESPQWGNFLEAWEAAPFWRYMANSIGVASAIAIIQVINSAMMAYALTHMKFRLKGLLTALILLGYMVPNTAAYLPSYIVLSKLHLLDTYAGMILSNCVSVFSIFLIRQAFLQVSHELVEAGHIDGASHGRILGSILVPLTRSSFAVLVLITFIEQYNNYFWPMLITKSPDLQLVSAGLRSFFVEGGAYGLKWPLIMAASSFTIMPLLLLFLLTQRTIMQSVNLSAGVNKG, from the coding sequence GGCATCTGCCGCTGGCGTTAATCGCCCTCCTAATGGCCTTCCCGTTCTATTGGATGGTGACCAGCGGTCTCAAAACCAATGATGAAATCTGGCAGTTTCCACCAACCTTCTGGCCAGAATCTCCCCAGTGGGGTAATTTTCTCGAAGCCTGGGAGGCGGCGCCATTTTGGCGCTATATGGCGAACAGCATCGGCGTGGCCAGTGCGATTGCCATCATTCAGGTGATCAATTCCGCGATGATGGCCTACGCGCTGACCCACATGAAATTCCGGCTGAAGGGTCTGCTGACCGCATTGATCCTGCTGGGTTACATGGTGCCGAACACCGCGGCTTATTTACCGAGCTATATCGTGTTATCCAAGCTTCACCTGCTGGATACTTACGCCGGCATGATTCTATCTAACTGTGTCAGCGTATTTTCGATTTTTCTCATCAGGCAAGCTTTTTTGCAGGTATCCCATGAACTGGTGGAAGCCGGGCATATCGATGGGGCATCGCATGGACGCATTCTGGGATCAATTCTCGTTCCGTTAACCCGCTCGTCCTTCGCCGTGCTCGTGCTCATTACGTTCATAGAGCAATACAACAATTATTTCTGGCCTATGCTGATCACCAAAAGTCCTGATCTGCAGCTGGTTTCGGCGGGTCTGCGCAGTTTTTTTGTGGAGGGAGGTGCTTACGGTTTGAAATGGCCGCTGATCATGGCTGCAAGTTCATTCACGATTATGCCATTATTGCTGCTGTTTCTGCTGACACAGAGGACAATTATGCAGAGCGTGAATTTATCTGCGGGAGTTAACAAGGGATAA
- a CDS encoding HAD family hydrolase, whose translation MPELIVNNGSYAINGILMDKDGTLLDFVSMWGSWSEHMLRHFGRQLVAELRQSGRARQLESGLEPGQELLFTESHLWGTVHGPDGAVIDYDRNGPLAMGTMGELFTLLTWRGYHSGLSWAKAKELAELSGRLAAAELERARPVRPIAGVLAFLEACHAQHIPLGVVTADDTLAAEKHLEWLGIRHLFGAVVGTDQVGRGKPFPDMLELACGKLSIDVQGAAVIGDTNGDMIMGQAAGARLCIGLHSKQAGAAELLPDADYIIGAYDELRLKGAAE comes from the coding sequence ATGCCTGAACTCATTGTAAATAACGGCAGCTATGCGATCAACGGCATTTTAATGGATAAGGACGGCACCCTGCTGGACTTTGTGTCCATGTGGGGGAGCTGGAGCGAGCATATGCTGCGGCACTTTGGAAGGCAGCTAGTAGCGGAGCTGAGGCAGTCTGGTCGGGCAAGACAGCTGGAATCTGGATTGGAACCGGGGCAGGAGCTGCTCTTCACAGAGTCACACTTGTGGGGGACGGTTCATGGACCGGATGGCGCAGTGATCGATTATGATCGCAATGGACCGCTGGCGATGGGGACGATGGGGGAGCTGTTTACCCTGCTCACTTGGCGGGGGTATCATTCGGGATTATCCTGGGCAAAAGCCAAGGAGTTGGCGGAGCTAAGCGGCAGGTTAGCTGCTGCGGAGCTGGAGCGGGCTCGTCCCGTCCGGCCGATCGCTGGAGTCCTCGCTTTTCTAGAAGCGTGCCATGCACAGCATATTCCGCTTGGAGTCGTAACTGCCGATGATACATTAGCGGCCGAGAAGCACCTGGAATGGCTAGGTATTCGCCATTTGTTCGGTGCTGTAGTTGGTACCGATCAGGTTGGGCGGGGAAAGCCGTTTCCCGATATGCTGGAGCTGGCCTGCGGTAAGCTGTCCATAGATGTACAGGGCGCAGCGGTGATCGGCGACACGAACGGAGATATGATCATGGGCCAGGCGGCCGGGGCAAGGCTTTGCATCGGCTTGCATTCGAAGCAGGCCGGGGCGGCGGAGCTTTTGCCCGATGCCGATTATATTATTGGAGCTTATGATGAGCTCCGGCTGAAAGGAGCGGCAGAATGA
- a CDS encoding ABC transporter substrate-binding protein, with translation MNLLKKGLIFTLILSFVLITGCGTNGSGSSTGGQAGAAVNGAQGSGAKEPVTIEFWYGLGGKLGEQMKALIDEFNASQQEVIVKGIVQADYSETEKKLQAAIASGDVPAAVLAANVDWARKGYFAELDEMIAHSPDFNKEDFVQTFLSQGQVDGKQYFLPMYGTTQVMYYRKDKFEQAGIQAEDIKTWEDLAAAAAAMTEREGGKTKVYGWEPMWGSENMIDAVLSKGGRILSEDGKTVMIDSPEWVETWSLFRKWIHEDGIMRIHYGGQGWEYWYKTIDDVMKGQAAGYTGSSGDQGDLDFTQLGAMEQPGWAGVGEGKPVASAILAGIPAKASPEQQQAAFKWFSFFNNSKNTAAWSMNTGYIAVRQSALDDPDFVAYSEQNPQSKIPLMQAAHASAPFQDPTGGRINDALKIAADKVQIENLPAEEALKEAKAVAQKALDSMK, from the coding sequence ATGAATTTATTGAAAAAGGGTTTGATTTTCACCTTGATTCTAAGCTTCGTGCTGATCACAGGCTGCGGTACTAACGGCAGCGGAAGCAGCACGGGGGGACAGGCTGGCGCCGCAGTAAATGGAGCGCAGGGTTCGGGAGCGAAGGAGCCAGTGACGATTGAATTTTGGTACGGGCTGGGCGGCAAGCTGGGCGAGCAAATGAAGGCGCTCATCGACGAATTCAATGCCTCCCAGCAGGAGGTCATCGTCAAAGGGATCGTCCAGGCCGATTATTCGGAGACGGAGAAGAAGCTTCAGGCGGCGATCGCTTCGGGTGATGTGCCTGCGGCTGTATTGGCAGCGAATGTGGATTGGGCGCGTAAAGGTTATTTTGCCGAGCTGGACGAAATGATCGCCCACAGCCCGGATTTCAATAAAGAGGATTTTGTACAGACATTTCTGTCTCAGGGACAGGTGGACGGCAAGCAATACTTCCTGCCGATGTATGGCACAACCCAGGTGATGTACTACCGTAAGGACAAATTTGAGCAGGCGGGTATCCAGGCGGAGGATATCAAGACATGGGAGGATTTGGCGGCGGCGGCCGCGGCAATGACGGAACGGGAAGGCGGCAAAACGAAGGTGTACGGCTGGGAGCCGATGTGGGGCAGCGAGAATATGATCGATGCCGTACTAAGTAAAGGCGGACGAATTCTTAGCGAGGATGGAAAGACAGTCATGATCGATTCCCCGGAATGGGTGGAAACGTGGTCGCTGTTCCGCAAATGGATTCATGAAGATGGCATTATGCGCATTCACTATGGCGGACAAGGCTGGGAATATTGGTACAAAACGATCGACGACGTGATGAAAGGCCAAGCGGCAGGTTATACCGGCTCGAGCGGCGACCAGGGCGATCTTGATTTCACACAGCTTGGAGCGATGGAGCAGCCGGGCTGGGCGGGAGTTGGCGAAGGCAAGCCGGTCGCGAGCGCAATCTTGGCGGGCATTCCGGCCAAAGCAAGTCCCGAGCAGCAGCAGGCGGCGTTCAAATGGTTTTCTTTTTTCAATAATTCCAAAAATACGGCAGCCTGGTCGATGAATACCGGCTATATTGCTGTTCGCCAATCTGCGCTGGATGATCCGGATTTCGTTGCTTACAGCGAACAAAACCCGCAGAGTAAAATCCCGCTCATGCAGGCAGCGCATGCTTCCGCTCCATTCCAGGATCCCACCGGCGGCAGAATTAACGATGCGCTGAAAATCGCCGCCGATAAAGTGCAAATCGAGAATCTTCCGGCGGAAGAAGCGCTGAAGGAAGCGAAGGCAGTGGCTCAAAAGGCGCTGGATAGCATGAAATAG